From the Alkalibacter rhizosphaerae genome, one window contains:
- a CDS encoding ABC transporter permease codes for MRRLEILRTVMISILSNKFRVFLTSLGIIIGTLTIILVVGIGRAGETAVAEQYSRLSVESITISRVKGMGQSAAPTEILNKDDAMLMSEVLPNVKSIGVSTKVLTDIGANGASSAITIQGINEEYAEITRLHVAYGVMLTNEDSMMRNKYVVLGSNVAAAFFDGDLAGAVGEKVLIKGSSFEVIGVLDSVGGSGGISTSQADSGSVDDMAFIPYDVAVKYTTGSTSRNMSSSANQVSYIALANDINSVDLAMEEIKEYIVETIGTGDAYTVTDAGNVLESAQATAKTLSSLLLAVAVIVLVVSGIGIMNVLMVAVKERTREIGILKSIGASRKTIMIEFLLEAAAISVFGGILGALMSLAAPWIFSMSTIAFEPSVEGILLGIGFSVLTGIFFGFYPAAKASGLEPIVALNYE; via the coding sequence ATGAGAAGGCTGGAAATACTCCGTACCGTGATGATCAGCATCCTGTCCAACAAATTTCGGGTATTTCTTACTTCCTTGGGGATCATCATCGGAACCTTGACCATCATTTTGGTCGTTGGGATCGGAAGAGCCGGAGAGACAGCTGTTGCGGAACAATACAGCCGACTGTCGGTGGAGAGCATCACCATATCCAGAGTGAAGGGGATGGGCCAGAGTGCAGCGCCGACGGAGATCTTGAATAAAGACGATGCCATGCTGATGTCCGAGGTGCTTCCCAATGTAAAAAGCATAGGGGTCAGTACGAAAGTTCTGACGGATATCGGTGCCAACGGGGCCTCCAGCGCCATTACCATTCAAGGGATCAACGAAGAATATGCGGAGATCACCAGGTTGCATGTTGCATATGGTGTCATGTTGACCAATGAGGATTCCATGATGCGAAACAAGTATGTGGTCCTTGGCAGCAATGTTGCCGCTGCATTTTTTGATGGAGATCTGGCAGGTGCCGTGGGAGAAAAAGTCCTGATCAAAGGCTCTTCCTTTGAGGTCATCGGAGTACTGGACAGCGTGGGAGGTTCCGGAGGGATCTCCACTTCCCAAGCCGATTCCGGAAGTGTGGATGACATGGCATTCATTCCTTACGATGTTGCCGTGAAATATACTACAGGAAGTACGAGCAGGAACATGTCCTCCAGTGCCAATCAGGTCAGTTACATTGCATTGGCCAACGACATCAACAGCGTGGATCTGGCCATGGAGGAAATCAAGGAATACATCGTGGAGACCATCGGGACCGGAGATGCATACACAGTAACCGATGCGGGCAATGTTTTGGAATCTGCTCAGGCAACTGCCAAGACCCTGTCCAGTCTGCTGCTGGCTGTGGCGGTCATTGTATTGGTCGTAAGCGGCATCGGCATCATGAATGTGCTGATGGTCGCCGTGAAAGAAAGAACCCGGGAAATCGGCATTTTAAAGAGCATAGGAGCCTCCAGAAAAACGATCATGATCGAATTTCTTTTGGAAGCAGCAGCCATCAGTGTTTTTGGAGGAATACTCGGTGCGCTGATGAGCCTTGCAGCTCCATGGATCTTTTCCATGAGCACCATTGCATTTGAACCTTCGGTGGAAGGGATCCTCCTGGGGATTGGATTTTCCGTATTGACCGGGATCTTTTTCGGATTTTATCCGGCTGCAAAAGCGTCCGGGCTAGAGCCCATCGTGGCATTGAATTACGAATAG
- a CDS encoding ABC transporter ATP-binding protein codes for MEPLIELSNINKTYGKEPNKVFALKNVSMTIDPGEFVAILGPSGSGKTTLMNIIGLIDKPDNGTYFIDGLDMKKQPDSIYSVLRNQKIGFVFQKFNLIAKYDALYNVALPLLYRGHRFREAKQIATETLERVGLGDRQHHRPNELSGGQQQRVAIARALVGSSPLILADEPTGALDKKTGEEILDLFEVLNQQGKTIVMITHDMNIAGKAKRVIKVEDGNVIS; via the coding sequence ATGGAGCCGCTTATAGAACTCAGCAACATCAACAAGACGTATGGAAAGGAACCGAACAAGGTTTTTGCCCTTAAAAATGTTTCCATGACCATCGATCCTGGGGAATTTGTAGCCATATTGGGCCCTTCCGGATCGGGCAAAACCACACTGATGAATATCATCGGATTGATCGACAAGCCCGATAACGGAACGTATTTCATCGATGGACTGGATATGAAAAAACAACCGGACAGCATCTACTCTGTTTTGAGAAATCAGAAGATCGGGTTCGTCTTTCAAAAATTCAACCTCATTGCCAAATACGACGCCCTCTATAACGTGGCATTGCCCTTGCTTTATCGGGGTCATCGTTTTCGCGAGGCCAAACAAATCGCCACGGAAACACTGGAAAGGGTGGGATTGGGTGATCGGCAGCATCATCGACCCAATGAACTTTCCGGAGGTCAGCAGCAGCGAGTCGCCATTGCCCGTGCTTTGGTGGGATCATCCCCCTTGATTTTGGCCGACGAACCAACAGGAGCTTTGGACAAAAAAACGGGAGAAGAAATACTGGACCTGTTCGAAGTGTTGAACCAACAGGGAAAAACCATCGTCATGATCACCCACGACATGAATATTGCAGGGAAAGCCAAGCGGGTGATCAAGGTGGAAGACGGGAATGTCATTTCATAG